A window of Pomacea canaliculata isolate SZHN2017 linkage group LG3, ASM307304v1, whole genome shotgun sequence contains these coding sequences:
- the LOC112558997 gene encoding neurochondrin-like, whose translation MASAGGEDFSLDNEPKNLRKCLEILKNAKSDNEKFAALLMVTKAVKASQCNTQERKAIIEAMGLPFLTRLMKTKNVPEGCPPSIYRSLALSILSSLCEDPYVACLPEMKKQVPYLNEIILAEPKDSDDAEVLRQTQMDCFSVLYKMGVTPVGCDYLIEGGCPRALVGVIVNTSSDVESKAMGVLLLMLRQKRQATWTGCQQALQQLLSHLSTQVNTRQDASKFSMCDILAFILAMSPSLKYSECRQRWVKPLMVTVTLLVKSKLGEGQRQSVLMMVSSLVQFMGVTCLMPPVAPEPKLLQLVTHLAAIEVRMATENCSAQQLRRLKGKLLSYYNLLENIMFYILDANEEELSASQVKMIHSAMLSALKGVTYLLSEVSYGYMKLKLRDPIVLGSIRMLGAWMAEETTALQDEVVDLLPFLIGVCKIEVGLLTEDSTLTMVEEKKCSSLQAQGEEGSQSSKKGLAAITATGESQALVPVSQSSDQLCKMGVTGPSNGTSFSRFMDGGAEVSDEVVTQDTADGAVGGDYEPMSVDEAGDSSEDLSGMDQHNGGEKDKAMIGMAKDFENLLTVQEDLGAASQTFGSEPTTVDVMKYLMPGFLHITVDDEARDLMVNCGLHEALLLHFINLHAQLTGNPASEDLQGRMSTLCNVLLNFAVTDKSLCSVDPVFQDLVERVVHILPSVVYRQELLLYSCHLTVLGLMLTRVQAPHYRTESENRKKFFTACITFLSRGLEVQVRHNKAVGVKISDDYKTEWPQMHDLWVISVQEVTAILAQFPDLVETILKSAWIPTLCKILIDAAAKGLDPDMKPVLLAFIYKLATIDDKARTLITELRGVELAKLHGMLDLEQVLKREHT comes from the exons ATGGCGTCTGCAGGAGGCGAAGATTTTTCTCTTGACAATGAACCTAAAAATCTTCGAAAATGCCtggaaatattgaaaaatgcCAAATCAGATAACGAGAAGTTTGCAGCCTTGTTGATG GTAACAAAAGCAGTGAAAGCATCTCAGTGCaacacacaagaaagaaaagccatAATTGAAGCTATGGGACTGCCTTTTCTCACAAGGCTGATGAAAACAA AGAATGTACCTGAAGGTTGCCCACCAAGTATCTACAGGTCACTTGCACTCAGCATCTTGTCCAGTCTTTGTGAGGATCCTTATGTA GCTTGCCTTCCAGAGATGAAGAAGCAAGTTCCTTACTTGAATGAGATCATTTTGGCAGAACCAAA AGACTCGGATGATGCAGAGGTGCTGAGACAGACACAGATGGATTGCTTTTCAGTGTTATACAAGATGGGTGTGACTCCAGTTGGCTGTGATTATCTTATTGAAGGAGGTTGTCCTCGGGCTTTGGTTGGTGTTATTGTCAACACTTCATCAG ATGTGGAGAGCAAAGCAATGGGAGTTTTGCTTCTAATGCTGCGACAGAAGCGCCAAGCTACCTGGACCGGCTGCCAGCAAGCATTACAGCAGCTTTTATCTCACCTGTCCACGCAGGTTAACACCAGACAG GATGCCAGTAAATTCAGCATGTGTGACATTTTGGCTTTTATTCTTGCCATGAGCCCATCA cTAAAGTATTCAGAGTGTAGACAAAGATGGGTAAAGCCCTTGATGGTGACTGTTACACTGCTGGTCAAATCCAAACTGG GTGAAGGGCAACGGCAGAGTGTGCTGATGATGGTGTCCAGTCTGGTGCAGTTCATGGGAGTGACATGCCTCATGCCTCCTGTTGCACCAGAACCCAAGCTGCTGCAGCTAGTCACTCACCTGGCAGCCATTGAGGTGCGCATGGCTACGGAAAACTGCTCTGCACAACAG cTACGGAGGCTGAAAGGGAAACTTCTGTCCTATTACAATCTCCTGGAAAACATCATGTTCTACATTCTGGATGCCAACGAGGAAGAGTTGTCTGCCAGCCAGGTTAAGATGATTCACTCTGCCATGCTAAGCGCGCTCAAAGGTGTGACCTACCTCCTGTCAGAAGTCAGTTATGGCTACATGAAGCTG AAGCTGCGTGACCCTATTGTGCTTGGCTCTATACGCATGCTTGGGGCGTGGATGGCGGAGGAAACAACAGCTCTGCAGGATGAAGTGGTTGATCTTCTGCCTTTTCTCATAGGCGTGTG CAAAATTGAGGTGGGACTGCTAACAGAAGACAGTACACTGACCATGgtagaagagaaaaaatgttcaaGCTTGCAGGCACAAGGTGAGGAAGGTTCACAGTCATCTAAGAAAGGTCTGGCAGCGATAACTGCCACAGGAGAATCCCAAGCACTGGTTCCAGTATCACAAAGCAGTGACCAGCTTTGCAAAATGGGTGTAACTGGGCCTAGTAATGGAACCAGCTTCAGCAGATTTATGGATGGTGGTGCAGAAGTCAGCGACGAGGTTGTCACTCAGGATACAGCAGATGGTGCAGTGGGAGGTGATTATGAACCGATGTCTGTGGACGAGGCTGGCGACTCCAGTGAAGACCTTTCTGGAATGGATCAGCATAATGGTGGGGAGAAGGATAAGGCTATGATAGGAATGGCCAAAGACTTTGAGAACTTGCTGACTGTACAGGAGGACCTTGGTGCTGCAAGCCAGACATTTGGCTCGGAGCCTACCACGGTGGATGTGATGAA GTACCTCATGCCAGGGTTCCTCCACATAACTGTGGATGATGAGGCACGAGACCTTATGGTAAATTGTGGCTTGCATGAAGCTCTCCTTCTGCATTTTATTAACCTTCATGCTCAGCTGACTGGAAATCCAGCCTCGGAAGACTTGCAG GGACGAATGAGCACGTTGTGCAATGTGCTGCTGAACTTTGCTGTGACAGACAAATCACTGTGCTCTGTCGACCCAGTTTTCCAGGATCTTGTGGAAAGGGTTGTTCACATTCTTCCCTCTGTGG TGTACAGACAAGAACTTCTGCTATACTCATGTCACTTGACTGTGCTTGGGTTGATGCTGACACGTGTACAGGCCCCACACTACA GGACGGAGTCAGAAAATCGCAAAAAGTTTTTCACTGCATGCATTACGTTTCTGAGTCGAGGACTGGAGGTTCAGGTGCGCCACAACAAAGCTGTGGGCGTCAAAATTTCTGATGATTACAAGACAGAATGGCCTCAGATGCATGATCTTTGGGTGATATCTGTTCAAG AGGTCACTGCCATTTTGGCCCAGTTTCCTGATCTGGTAGAAACAATCTTAAAGTCTGCTTGGATTCCCACCCTCTGCAAAATCTTGATTGATGCAGCAG CAAAAGGTCTTGATCCTGATATGAAGCCAGTTCTGCTGGCATTTATCTACAAACTTGCCACTATTGATGACAAAGCTCGGACATTGATCACTGAACTCCGAGGTGTCGAGCTGGCCAA GTTGCATGGCATGTTGGACTTGGAACAGGTTTTGAAGAGAGAACACACATGA